The sequence ATGCACAATTCGTTTCGTTTTTTGGAATCCATCTACGCAGTTACTTCCATCGGGGCAGTAGTGGTGCCCCTCAATGTGCGGTTGGCCGTTCCGGAAATGGAGGCCATATTGGAAGATGCAGGACCCAAGCTGTTGTTTCTGCATAGGGAGTTTGCCCCGTTGGCGCCTGTCTTTCAGGACAAGCTCCCTTCGTTGGAGCGAGTGGTGTTGGCTGAAGACAGGGAGGTAGAAGCGGAAGGGAAGGAGGCTTGCGCCTTATATGAAGATTGGATTCAGTCGCAAGCGCCGTCTTCACTCGATGCGGACGGGGTGGAGGAAGAGGATGTGGCGGGCTTTTTTTATACCGGGGGGACCACGGGGACTCCCAAAGGCGTGATGCTGACCCATCGCAATCTGGTGGCTAACGCTTATCATGTCGCCTTGACAGCCGGTTATCATCCCGGTACTCACTACCTCCATGCAGCGCCCATGTTCCATCTGGCCGATGGGGCCTCCGCCTTCGCCGTCACTTTAGTGGGAGGGACCCACAGCCACCTGCGGGTATTCCGTCCCGAAGCATTCGTCAAGGCGGTGGAGCGGGACCGTCCAAATGCCACGTTGCTGGTGCCCACCATGATCCAGGCACTGGTGAATCACCCATCGGCGTCAAAACAAGCGTTCTCCGGTTTGAACCAGCTGTTGTACGGAGGCTCGTCCATGCCGGTGGAAGTGTTGCGGCAAGCGTTGCACCGTTGGCCCCATATCCGCTTTTTTCAAGCGTACGGCATGTCGGAGGCGGCTCCGGTTCTGACGATGCTGCGGCCGGAAGACCATAACGTCCTGGGAACGGAACGGGAAGAGCGGATTCAGTCCTGTGGCCAAGCAGTGCCGGGAGTGGAGATGAAACTGGTGGATCGGGACGGGTTGGAAGTACCCGTAGGCGAAGTGGGGGAAGTGGTGGCCCGCGGCCCCAATATCATGAAGGGCTACTGGAACCGTCCCCAGGAGACGGACCGGGCGCTGAAGGACGGGTGGTACCGCTCCGGAGATTTGGCCCGTCGGGATCGGGATGGATACTACTATATCGTGGATCGGATGAAAGATATGATTGTAAGCGGAGGGGAAAACGTCTATTCAACCGAGGTGGAGAACGTGTTGTACTCCCATCCCGCTGTAAGGGAAGCGGCAGTGATTGGGATTCCGGACGAACAGTGGGGAGAGCGTGTCCATGCAGTGGTGGTCAAGCGGAAAGAAAGCGATCTGGATGCAGACGAACTGATCGCATTTTGCCGCAAATCCCTGGCAGGATTCAAATTACCCAAAACGATCGATTTTGTACCGGAGTTACCCAAAAGCGGAGCCGGGAAGATCTTAAAACGAACCTTGCGGGAGCGGTATGGGTTGGAACAGACCCGATAAGCCGTCACCGAGTGAGTTTCTACATAATCCGATAAAATGGGTCGATACGATTCCATTCCTCGATGCAGGAGTTTTCTCAACCCCGAAAAAGAAACCCTTTTTCGAGGTTTTTTTTATAATGGATTGCCAAAAGGAAGGATCGTTGTTATTGTTAAGTTAACTTAACTAAACAATTATTCAGGGGGGATGCGCGGTGGATGATCTTAAGCGACTGGTGGACGAGATGAACCAGGCGTACGAAGATGCCAGCTTTCGGTTCCAGGTGGAAATGGAACGAATGGTGCAACCGCTCCTGCCGCCCAAACAGGAGAACATCGTATTACTGCTGATACGTGTCCCGTCCGTTACGGTATCGGATTTGGCCGCCCGATTGGGGATCACCAAAAGTGCCGTCAGTCAAACCCTGGATAAAATGGAGCGGGGAGGCTGGGTGAAAAAAAGAGTCAATCCGGCCAATCGGCGTGAGGTGCGGGTGAGTCTGGGGCCGAAAGGGGAGGCCTTTGCCGAACGACTGCGCCGTTTTGACCAGATGATGATTGAAACCTACTATACCCGGTTGGACAGAGAAGATATCAAAACAGTGACGCGGGTATTCCGCCAACTGCACGAATGGATGTCACGGGAGCAACAAGAGAGGAATCGTCGAAATGAATGAGGGAGGTTTGTTTCAAAACCGGTCATTTTGGTTGATCTGGTTATCCAGTCTGTTTGCTACCTTTGCCTTTTCGATCTTTCTATTGGCTCAATCCTGGTATGTCGTAGACGAATTGGGCCGTTCCGCTTCATTGGGTGTGGTCTTGATGGCGGCTTCCATTCCCCGTGTACTCACCATGCTCCTGGGCGGCATGTTGGCGGATCAGGTGCGCCGGACATGGATCTTATTTGTGACCAATCTCATGCAAGTATGCTTGATGCTCCTCTTTGTCATGATGCTCATGAGCGGGCGGTTGGATTGGACTTATCTCATGATTAATGCGATGTTGTTCGGTTTTCTGGATGCCTTTTTCTGGCCGGCCAGCCAATCGCTCATTCCCAGCATCGTTCCTGCCCGCCATTTGATCCGGGCCAATTCGGTGGTGCATGGAACGACGGAATTGGCTTTCATCTTAGGTCCGGTGGCTGCCGGGTTGTTGATTGCTTTTACCTCGTATACGATGACCTTTTTCGTCGTGGCGGTGCTGCTCTTCCTGGCGGCGGTGTTCGTTTGGCCGTTCTGGATTCGTGAACCGGAGGTGGATCAAAGCGGTCAAAGGCGCACCTGGGAGGAGATGAAGGAAGGGTTGACGACCGTGTGGCATTCTCCCCTATTGCGCCAGGGGGCACTGGTCATCGCCATCCTGAACCTGAGTGTGGTCGGTCCGATGATCATCAGTTTTCCGTTGCTGGTGGAACAGGTTCAGGGGAATGCATTGGATCTTAGTTATCTGGAAGCGGGTTTTTCCGTTGGCACGTTTGCGGCGGCTCTGATGCTGGTGGGTTGGCACATTCGACACCGGGGACGGCTGGTGTTGGCGGCGTTTGCCTTTACGGCGGTTCTTTTTTTTGTGTTTGTACGGATTGAATCGCTGACAGGATGGATCGTCCTGGCGGGAGTGATCGGCCTGAAGGCCATGTTTGTCTACCTGCCGTTGGTCACCATGATCCAGGAACAAACCGAGACCCGTCAGATGGGACGGGTGATGAGTATTGTCAGCTTTGCCGCCATGGGGTTTGAACCCCTCGCCTTCGGACTGGTGGCTGCTGCCATGCAGTCCGGCCTGTCGATTACTACGATCTTGAGTGTAACCAGTTGGATCGTCATCGGTTCCGCTGTTTGTGTTTTGTGGAAGGGATGGGCGATTCGGCGGGAGGCGTAACATGAAGAAGAAGCGACCGATTTACACGGTCGCTTCTTTATGCTCACGGGTGAGAAGGAACCAATGTCAACGTCTTCACCGGTTCATCGTCTTTTATGTTCAAACGGGTAAGGTGCATTTCCCCTGCCGCCCAAGCTCGCGCCTGGTCGCTGTACCAACGGCTCATCACTTGTCCGGATTGGCCGGGAGCGACGATGTGGCGAGCTTGGGAGAGGTCGGACAGGTCGACGACGGTGCGCCAGGAAGCCCCGTGATCCACCTGGCCGGATTCTTTGTCCCAGTCTGCCGCCAGGACGGTCATTTTACTGCCGCCGACAGGGAGGGGTTCCCGGTTGAACAGACGGTCCAGCGGTTTGATATTACTTAAGGGATGGGAGAAGTGAACCTGGTGGAATGCTCCCCACTGCCATCGGGAGGGTTGATCCCCCTGTCGGTCGACGGCGCGCTTCACCGCTCGGCGGAAAGCACGTTCCAACCACGTATCCACCCCTCCTGCCTGCTCCACCCAAACCCCAGGCTCTCCCGCTAAAGCGTCCCGTAATAACCGATCGGTGGTTTGTTCCATGTGTTCAAACCAGTCCAGCACGGTCTCATCGATGGGTTCATACAGGATCTGATTCATCTCGTGGACCATGAGATGGTATACCAGCGGGGCGGCCAGCTCCGCGTCGTCGTGAAAATTCCACTC is a genomic window of Desmospora profundinema containing:
- a CDS encoding long-chain-fatty-acid--CoA ligase — translated: MIITKGLMVSAQNAPEKIAVIDGEDCLTYSEWSKRVSQLKGALLDRGIQKGDRVALVMHNSFRFLESIYAVTSIGAVVVPLNVRLAVPEMEAILEDAGPKLLFLHREFAPLAPVFQDKLPSLERVVLAEDREVEAEGKEACALYEDWIQSQAPSSLDADGVEEEDVAGFFYTGGTTGTPKGVMLTHRNLVANAYHVALTAGYHPGTHYLHAAPMFHLADGASAFAVTLVGGTHSHLRVFRPEAFVKAVERDRPNATLLVPTMIQALVNHPSASKQAFSGLNQLLYGGSSMPVEVLRQALHRWPHIRFFQAYGMSEAAPVLTMLRPEDHNVLGTEREERIQSCGQAVPGVEMKLVDRDGLEVPVGEVGEVVARGPNIMKGYWNRPQETDRALKDGWYRSGDLARRDRDGYYYIVDRMKDMIVSGGENVYSTEVENVLYSHPAVREAAVIGIPDEQWGERVHAVVVKRKESDLDADELIAFCRKSLAGFKLPKTIDFVPELPKSGAGKILKRTLRERYGLEQTR
- a CDS encoding MarR family winged helix-turn-helix transcriptional regulator produces the protein MDDLKRLVDEMNQAYEDASFRFQVEMERMVQPLLPPKQENIVLLLIRVPSVTVSDLAARLGITKSAVSQTLDKMERGGWVKKRVNPANRREVRVSLGPKGEAFAERLRRFDQMMIETYYTRLDREDIKTVTRVFRQLHEWMSREQQERNRRNE
- a CDS encoding MFS transporter codes for the protein MNEGGLFQNRSFWLIWLSSLFATFAFSIFLLAQSWYVVDELGRSASLGVVLMAASIPRVLTMLLGGMLADQVRRTWILFVTNLMQVCLMLLFVMMLMSGRLDWTYLMINAMLFGFLDAFFWPASQSLIPSIVPARHLIRANSVVHGTTELAFILGPVAAGLLIAFTSYTMTFFVVAVLLFLAAVFVWPFWIREPEVDQSGQRRTWEEMKEGLTTVWHSPLLRQGALVIAILNLSVVGPMIISFPLLVEQVQGNALDLSYLEAGFSVGTFAAALMLVGWHIRHRGRLVLAAFAFTAVLFFVFVRIESLTGWIVLAGVIGLKAMFVYLPLVTMIQEQTETRQMGRVMSIVSFAAMGFEPLAFGLVAAAMQSGLSITTILSVTSWIVIGSAVCVLWKGWAIRREA